The following proteins are co-located in the Escherichia fergusonii ATCC 35469 genome:
- a CDS encoding lipopolysaccharide N-acetylglucosaminyltransferase — translation MIKKIIFTVTPIFSIPPKGAAAVETWIYQVAKRLSIPVTIACIRNEGYPTYTKVNDHCDIHYIGFSRVYKRLFQKWTRLDPVPYSQRILNTQPKNTDPKDSVIVIHNSMKLYKQIRSRSPQAQLVMHLHNAFEPGQLDKNAKIIVPSQFLFDFYSEKMPDANIAIVPNGFCSESYEQNNTEDLRQKLNIDANDTVLLFAGRISPDKGCLILMEAFNQLNKIQDNLKLVIVGDPFASKKGEKAEYQKKVLDAAKAIGAQCIMAGGQPPEQMHNYYRLADLVVVPSQVEEAFCMVAVEAMAAGKPVLASQKGGISEFVLEGITGYHLAEPMTSESILADIKRVLADVDRAQIANNARNFVFSKYSWEHVTQRFEAQIQDWFG, via the coding sequence ATGATTAAAAAAATAATATTTACCGTCACACCAATATTTTCTATACCGCCAAAAGGAGCTGCAGCGGTTGAAACATGGATTTATCAGGTCGCAAAAAGACTTTCTATTCCAGTAACTATCGCCTGCATTCGAAACGAAGGTTACCCAACCTACACAAAAGTAAATGATCATTGTGATATTCACTACATTGGTTTTAGTCGAGTCTATAAACGACTTTTCCAAAAGTGGACTCGGCTTGATCCTGTGCCATATTCTCAGCGTATTTTAAATACCCAACCTAAAAACACTGATCCGAAAGACTCTGTTATTGTTATCCACAATAGCATGAAGCTATATAAACAGATTCGTAGCAGAAGTCCTCAAGCGCAGCTAGTTATGCATCTTCATAATGCTTTCGAGCCTGGTCAGTTAGACAAAAATGCAAAGATAATTGTTCCTAGCCAGTTTCTGTTCGATTTCTATTCGGAAAAAATGCCTGATGCAAATATTGCTATTGTGCCTAATGGTTTTTGTTCTGAATCGTATGAACAAAATAATACTGAAGATTTGAGACAGAAACTGAACATTGATGCGAATGATACCGTGTTATTATTTGCAGGAAGGATATCACCAGATAAAGGTTGCCTGATACTTATGGAGGCTTTTAATCAGCTGAATAAGATACAAGATAACCTCAAACTGGTGATTGTCGGAGATCCATTTGCCAGTAAAAAAGGCGAAAAAGCTGAATATCAGAAAAAAGTTCTGGATGCAGCGAAAGCTATTGGAGCGCAATGCATTATGGCGGGTGGACAGCCACCAGAGCAGATGCATAACTATTACCGTTTAGCAGATTTAGTTGTTGTGCCTTCTCAGGTAGAAGAAGCTTTTTGTATGGTAGCTGTTGAAGCGATGGCGGCAGGTAAACCTGTACTTGCCAGTCAAAAAGGTGGTATCAGTGAGTTTGTTCTGGAAGGAATTACAGGCTATCACCTTGCAGAGCCTATGACATCTGAAAGTATTCTCGCGGATATTAAGCGAGTTTTGGCTGATGTTGACAGAGCTCAAATTGCTAACAATGCCAGAAATTTTGTTTTCTCAAAATATAGCTGGGAACATGTTACTCAGCGTTTTGAAGCACAAATACAAGACTGGTTTGGCTAA
- the waaZ gene encoding 3-deoxy-D-manno-oct-2-ulosonate III transferase WaaZ: MKNIRYIDKKDVENLIESKTSDDVIIFLSGPTSQKTPLSVLQTRDVIAVNGSAQYLLSHNIIPYIYVLTDVRFLHQRRDDFYKFSQRSRYTIVNVDVYEHASEEDKRYILQNCLVLRSFYRREKGGLIKKIKFNILSRIHKELLISVPFSKKGRLVGFCKDINLGYCSCHTVAFAAIQIAYSLKYARIICSGLDLTGSCSRFYDEDKNPMPSELSRDLFKILPFFRFMRENIEDINIYNLSDDTAIQYDIIPYMKISEIEELCVYEKIS; this comes from the coding sequence ATGAAGAATATTAGATACATTGACAAAAAAGATGTTGAAAACCTGATAGAAAGTAAAACGTCTGATGATGTTATTATTTTTCTTTCCGGCCCCACATCGCAAAAAACACCATTGTCAGTGCTGCAGACAAGGGATGTTATTGCTGTCAATGGTTCTGCGCAATATCTATTAAGTCATAATATTATTCCCTATATTTATGTACTTACTGATGTTCGCTTTTTACATCAACGACGTGATGATTTTTATAAATTTAGCCAGAGAAGTCGTTATACCATCGTAAATGTTGACGTTTATGAACATGCTTCTGAAGAAGATAAACGGTACATCCTTCAAAACTGTCTGGTACTACGTTCATTTTACCGCAGAGAAAAAGGTGGATTGATAAAGAAGATTAAGTTTAATATTTTGAGCCGAATTCATAAAGAGCTCCTGATCTCTGTACCTTTTTCTAAAAAAGGTCGTCTTGTTGGCTTTTGCAAGGATATTAACCTTGGTTATTGTTCATGCCATACCGTTGCTTTTGCTGCAATCCAAATAGCCTATTCGCTGAAGTATGCTCGTATTATCTGTTCAGGCCTTGATTTAACGGGTAGCTGTTCGCGTTTCTATGATGAAGATAAGAATCCTATGCCCTCTGAGTTGAGTCGGGATTTATTCAAGATTTTACCATTCTTCCGTTTTATGCGTGAAAATATAGAAGATATCAATATTTATAACTTATCTGATGATACTGCAATTCAATATGATATTATTCCCTATATGAAAATATCCGAAATTGAAGAGCTGTGTGTTTATGAAAAAATAAGCTAA
- the rfaY gene encoding lipopolysaccharide core heptose(II) kinase RfaY, producing MIQKNKIKDLVVFTDENNSKYLNVLNDFLSYDINIIKVFRSIDDTKVMLIDTDYGKLILKIFSPKVKRNERFFKSLLKGDYYERLFEQTQKVRNEGLHSLNDFYLLAERKTLRFVHTYIMIIEYIDGVELCDIPDIDETLKNKIQQSIRSLHEHGMVSGDPHRGNFIIENGEVRIIDLSGKRASAQRKAKDRIDLERHYGIKNEIKDLGYYLLVYRKKIRNLMRRLKGKPAR from the coding sequence ATGATTCAGAAGAATAAAATCAAAGATTTAGTTGTTTTTACCGATGAAAATAATTCAAAGTATCTCAATGTATTAAATGACTTTCTTTCTTATGATATTAATATCATCAAAGTTTTTCGTTCTATAGATGATACAAAAGTCATGCTTATTGATACCGATTACGGAAAATTGATACTTAAAATTTTTTCTCCTAAAGTTAAACGCAACGAACGTTTCTTTAAATCTCTTTTAAAGGGAGATTATTATGAACGCCTTTTTGAGCAAACTCAAAAAGTGCGTAACGAGGGGCTACATTCTCTCAATGATTTCTATTTGTTAGCAGAACGGAAAACATTACGTTTTGTCCATACTTATATCATGATTATCGAATATATCGATGGCGTAGAGTTGTGTGATATCCCCGATATTGATGAAACGTTAAAAAATAAAATTCAACAATCAATCCGTTCATTGCACGAACACGGTATGGTATCTGGTGATCCTCACCGTGGTAATTTTATTATTGAAAATGGTGAAGTACGCATTATTGATCTCTCAGGAAAACGTGCATCTGCACAACGTAAAGCGAAAGATCGTATTGATTTAGAACGACATTATGGTATTAAGAATGAGATTAAAGATCTCGGTTATTATCTTTTAGTTTATCGTAAAAAAATACGTAATCTTATGCGGCGTTTGAAAGGAAAGCCAGCACGATAA
- the rfaJ gene encoding lipopolysaccharide 1,2-glucosyltransferase RfaJ, whose product MDSFPAIEIDKVKAWDFRLIDENTAESLNVAYGVDANYLDAVGVSITSIVINNRHVNLDFYIIADVYSDDFFQKVEKLAEQYQLRITLYRINTDNLQCLPCTQVWSRAMYFRLFAFQLLGITLNRLLYLDADVVCKGDISQLLHLEFNGAVAAVVRDVDPMQEKAVVRLSDPELRGQYFNSGVVYLDLKKWTEAKLTEKALSILMSKDSIYKYPDQDVMNVLLKGMTIFLPREFNTIYTIKSELKDKTHQKYKELIKENTLLIHYTGATKPWHKWAIYPSVKYYKIALERSPWKDDSPRDAKSIIEFKKRYKHLLVQYHYISGLIAGVCYLYRKYYRK is encoded by the coding sequence GTGGACTCATTTCCTGCCATAGAGATAGATAAAGTTAAAGCTTGGGATTTTAGGCTTATTGATGAAAATACTGCTGAAAGTTTAAATGTTGCCTATGGTGTCGATGCAAATTATCTTGATGCTGTAGGTGTATCCATTACTTCAATTGTCATCAATAATCGACATGTTAATCTTGATTTTTATATTATTGCTGATGTTTATAGCGATGATTTCTTTCAAAAAGTCGAGAAACTTGCTGAGCAATACCAATTAAGAATCACACTTTATAGAATAAATACTGATAATCTTCAGTGCTTGCCTTGTACACAAGTCTGGTCAAGAGCAATGTACTTCCGTTTATTTGCTTTTCAATTATTGGGAATAACACTTAATCGTTTGCTTTATCTTGATGCCGATGTAGTTTGTAAGGGAGATATTAGTCAACTATTGCATTTAGAGTTTAATGGAGCTGTGGCTGCAGTCGTCAGGGATGTAGACCCAATGCAGGAAAAGGCGGTAGTCAGATTATCTGATCCTGAACTTCGGGGGCAGTATTTTAATTCTGGTGTCGTTTACTTAGACCTAAAAAAATGGACAGAAGCAAAACTAACCGAAAAAGCACTGTCCATTCTTATGAGTAAAGATAGCATTTATAAGTATCCTGACCAGGACGTTATGAATGTCCTACTAAAAGGGATGACAATATTCCTGCCACGTGAATTTAATACTATTTATACAATAAAAAGTGAGTTAAAAGATAAAACGCATCAAAAGTATAAAGAGTTGATAAAAGAGAATACTCTTCTTATTCACTATACTGGGGCCACCAAGCCGTGGCACAAATGGGCAATTTATCCATCGGTAAAATACTATAAAATAGCTTTAGAAAGATCCCCCTGGAAAGATGACTCACCACGAGATGCAAAATCAATTATTGAATTCAAAAAAAGATATAAACATCTGTTAGTGCAATATCATTATATCTCAGGACTCATTGCAGGAGTGTGTTATCTTTACCGAAAATATTACCGTAAATAA
- the waaO gene encoding lipopolysaccharide 3-alpha-galactosyltransferase has protein sequence MQQVFFQETEFLNSVIDYNHKIEAENFCLDIAYGTDKNFLFGCGISIASILKYNEGNRLCFHIFTDYFGDDDRKYFDALVRQYKTRIKIYLINGDRLRSLPCTKNWTHAIYFRFVIADYFFNKAPKVLYLDADIICQGTIEPLIKFSFPDDKVAMVVTEGQADWWEKRAHSLGVAGIAKGYFNSGFLLINTAQWAAQQVSARAIAMLNESEIIKKITHPDQDVLNMLLADKLIFADIKYNTQFSLNYQLKESFINPVTNDTIFIHYIGPTKPWHDWAWDYPVSQAFMEAKNASPWKNTALLKPNNSNQLRYSAKHMLKKHRYLKGFSNYLFYFIEKIKH, from the coding sequence ATGCAGCAGGTTTTTTTCCAGGAAACTGAATTTCTCAATTCGGTTATTGATTATAATCATAAAATAGAAGCAGAAAATTTTTGTCTGGATATCGCTTATGGGACTGACAAAAATTTTCTTTTTGGATGCGGAATTTCGATTGCTTCAATATTAAAGTATAATGAAGGAAATCGATTATGCTTTCATATTTTTACTGATTATTTCGGTGATGACGATCGCAAATATTTCGATGCTCTTGTAAGGCAATATAAAACAAGAATTAAGATATATTTAATTAATGGCGATCGACTCCGTTCATTACCCTGCACCAAGAACTGGACTCACGCTATTTATTTTCGTTTTGTTATCGCAGATTACTTTTTTAATAAAGCACCCAAAGTTCTTTATCTGGATGCAGATATTATTTGTCAGGGGACTATTGAGCCACTAATTAAATTCTCATTTCCTGACGATAAAGTTGCAATGGTTGTTACAGAAGGGCAAGCTGACTGGTGGGAAAAACGCGCCCATTCGTTAGGTGTTGCAGGAATTGCTAAAGGTTACTTTAACTCCGGTTTTTTATTGATTAATACTGCCCAATGGGCGGCTCAGCAGGTTTCTGCACGAGCCATTGCAATGCTAAATGAGTCAGAAATAATCAAAAAAATAACACATCCTGATCAGGATGTATTAAATATGTTGCTGGCAGATAAACTTATTTTTGCTGATATTAAATATAACACCCAGTTTAGCTTAAATTATCAACTAAAAGAAAGCTTTATAAACCCAGTAACCAACGACACTATTTTTATCCATTATATCGGGCCAACCAAGCCCTGGCATGATTGGGCCTGGGATTATCCTGTATCACAAGCCTTTATGGAGGCAAAAAATGCTTCGCCATGGAAGAATACGGCATTACTGAAACCGAATAATAGCAATCAATTAAGATATAGCGCAAAACATATGCTTAAAAAGCATAGATATCTAAAAGGATTTAGCAACTATCTTTTTTATTTTATTGAAAAGATAAAGCATTAA
- a CDS encoding IS5-like element IS903B family transposase encodes MKDQITHLPDNADRSVAKQKFKITNWPTYNKALINRGSITFWLDDEAIQAWYESATPSSRGRPQRYSDLAITTVLVIKRVFRLTLRAAQGFIDSIFSLMNVPLRCPDYSCVSRRAKSVNISFKTPTRGEIAHLVIDSTGLKVFGEGEWKVKKHGQERRRIWRKLHLAVDSNTHEIICADLSLNNVTDSEAFPGLIRQTHRKIRAASADGAYDTRLCHDELRRKKISALIPPRKGAGYWPGEYADRNRAVANQRMTGSNARWKWTTDYNRRSIAETAMYRVKQLFGGSLTLRDYDGQVAEAMALVRALNKMTKAGMPESVRIA; translated from the coding sequence TTGAAGGATCAGATCACGCATCTTCCCGACAACGCAGACCGTTCCGTGGCAAAGCAAAAGTTCAAAATAACCAACTGGCCCACCTACAATAAAGCCCTCATCAACCGTGGCTCCATAACTTTCTGGCTGGATGATGAAGCTATTCAGGCCTGGTATGAGTCAGCAACACCTTCTTCACGAGGCAGACCTCAGCGCTATTCTGACCTTGCCATCACGACTGTGCTGGTCATTAAACGCGTATTCAGGCTGACCCTGCGCGCTGCGCAGGGCTTTATTGATTCCATTTTTTCTCTGATGAACGTTCCGCTACGCTGCCCGGATTACAGCTGTGTCAGCAGGCGGGCAAAGTCGGTTAATATCAGTTTCAAAACGCCCACCCGGGGTGAAATCGCACACCTGGTAATTGATTCCACCGGGCTGAAGGTCTTCGGTGAAGGCGAGTGGAAAGTCAAAAAGCATGGTCAGGAACGCCGCCGTATCTGGCGTAAGCTGCATCTGGCAGTTGACAGCAACACACATGAAATCATCTGTGCAGACCTGTCGCTGAACAATGTGACGGACTCAGAAGCCTTCCCGGGTCTTATCCGGCAGACTCACAGAAAAATCAGGGCAGCATCGGCAGACGGCGCTTACGACACCCGGCTCTGTCACGATGAACTGCGGCGTAAGAAAATCAGCGCGCTTATCCCACCCCGAAAAGGCGCGGGTTACTGGCCCGGTGAATATGCAGACCGTAACCGTGCAGTGGCTAATCAGCGAATGACCGGGAGTAATGCGCGGTGGAAATGGACAACAGATTACAACCGTCGCTCGATAGCGGAAACGGCGATGTACCGGGTAAAACAGCTGTTCGGGGGTTCACTGACGCTGCGTGACTACGATGGTCAGGTTGCGGAGGCTATGGCCCTGGTACGAGCGCTGAACAAAATGACGAAAGCAGGTATGCCTGAAAGCGTGCGTATTGCCTGA
- a CDS encoding glycosyltransferase family 52: MTNLQLLIAKAIIEKEQLQNVDLLFIGDDCNKKNLFYLNKLRTYFRKISIRAPAPKTSTLKTINRTRYAKKIIEMYNDNYSIVFFANFHVPLIHHILSHLKFRDIKTFDDGTNNINKKSVMYDNKPIKITSKLLRRIMGRKYHKEDILKLIKKHYSLFPNKSNIIDNTEYIALYKTNNNFLPNGETKKVLLGTVYSDAIKKGVDKQAFLQKIQEFIDVNKIDIYIPHPRESVHTFKNILTIDSVLIAEDILINYLEKGYFLKLYGFNTTVQFNLSNITAVENYNIKSSLLKDSFNNYLGFDFKLVELK, encoded by the coding sequence ATGACTAATTTGCAATTACTTATTGCAAAAGCAATTATAGAAAAAGAACAGCTACAAAATGTTGACCTTCTTTTTATTGGTGATGATTGTAATAAGAAAAACTTATTTTATTTAAACAAACTCAGAACGTATTTCCGCAAAATCAGCATTCGAGCGCCAGCACCTAAAACATCAACATTGAAAACTATAAATAGAACTAGATATGCAAAGAAAATAATCGAAATGTATAATGATAATTATAGCATTGTTTTTTTTGCGAACTTTCACGTCCCCTTAATACATCATATCTTATCGCATCTAAAATTTCGTGATATTAAAACATTTGATGATGGAACAAATAATATAAATAAAAAAAGTGTTATGTATGATAATAAGCCTATAAAGATTACGTCGAAGTTGTTACGCAGAATAATGGGTAGAAAATATCATAAAGAAGATATTCTTAAATTAATTAAAAAGCATTATTCTTTATTCCCTAATAAATCAAATATCATTGATAATACCGAATACATTGCTTTATATAAAACAAATAACAATTTCTTGCCAAACGGTGAGACCAAGAAAGTTCTATTAGGTACTGTTTACTCTGATGCTATTAAAAAAGGAGTAGATAAACAAGCTTTTTTGCAGAAGATACAGGAGTTTATAGATGTTAATAAAATCGATATTTATATCCCTCATCCGAGAGAGTCGGTACATACATTTAAGAACATATTAACTATTGATTCAGTACTTATTGCAGAAGATATCCTTATTAATTATTTAGAGAAAGGATATTTTTTAAAGTTATATGGCTTTAACACTACGGTACAATTTAATTTAAGCAATATTACTGCTGTTGAAAATTATAATATAAAAAGTTCCTTGCTAAAAGATAGTTTCAATAATTATTTAGGCTTTGATTTTAAACTCGTTGAATTAAAATAA
- the rfaP gene encoding lipopolysaccharide core heptose(I) kinase RfaP — MVELKEPLATLWRGKDAFAEVKKLNGEVFRELETRRTLRFELAGKSYFLKWHKGTTLKEIIKNLLSLRMPVLGADREWHAIHRLHDVGVDTMHGIGFGEKGLNPLTRTSFIITEDLTPTISLEDYCADWAVNPPDVHIKRMLIARVATMVRKMHAAGINHRDCYICHFLLHLPFTGREDELKISVIDLHRAQIRAKVPRRWRDKDLIGLYFSSMNIGLTQRDIWRFMKVYFGMPLRQIFQNESNLMSATEEKARKIKERTLRKNL; from the coding sequence ATGGTTGAATTAAAAGAGCCACTTGCCACACTCTGGCGTGGTAAAGATGCCTTTGCAGAAGTTAAAAAACTGAATGGCGAGGTCTTTCGTGAACTCGAGACGCGTCGCACATTACGCTTTGAACTGGCCGGGAAAAGCTATTTCCTCAAGTGGCACAAAGGGACGACTTTAAAAGAAATTATAAAAAACCTGCTCTCATTGCGGATGCCCGTTTTAGGCGCAGACAGAGAGTGGCACGCTATTCATCGACTGCATGATGTCGGTGTTGATACGATGCACGGAATAGGATTTGGTGAAAAAGGGTTAAATCCATTAACTCGCACATCATTTATTATTACGGAAGATCTCACTCCCACAATTAGCCTTGAAGATTATTGTGCAGATTGGGCGGTCAACCCGCCTGATGTACATATTAAGCGTATGCTGATCGCGCGTGTGGCAACCATGGTGCGCAAAATGCATGCAGCAGGGATTAATCACCGTGATTGTTATATCTGCCACTTTTTACTCCATTTGCCATTTACTGGCCGGGAAGATGAATTAAAAATTTCGGTTATCGATCTGCACCGGGCACAGATACGTGCAAAAGTACCACGTCGTTGGCGGGATAAAGATTTGATTGGTTTATATTTCTCATCAATGAATATTGGTCTGACGCAGAGAGATATCTGGCGATTTATGAAGGTTTATTTTGGGATGCCTTTACGTCAAATTTTTCAGAATGAATCTAACTTAATGTCTGCGACTGAAGAAAAAGCAAGAAAAATCAAAGAAAGGACGTTAAGAAAGAACCTTTGA
- the rfaG gene encoding lipopolysaccharide glucosyltransferase I yields MIVAFCLYKYFPFGGLQRDFMRIASTVAARGHHVRVYTQSWEGDCPEAFELIRVPVKSHTNHGRNAEYYAWVQNHLKAHPADRVVGFNKMPGLDVYFAADVCYAEKVAQEKGFFYRLTSRYRHYAAFERATFEHGKPTKLMMLTDKQIADFQKHYQTESERFQILPPGIYPDRKYSAQIPNSREIYRQKNGITEQQNLLLQVGSDFGRKGVDRSIEALASLPESLRHNTLLFVVGQDKPRKFEALAEKLGVRSNVHFFSGRNDVSELMAAADLLLHPAYQEAAGIVLLEAITAGLPVLTTAVCGYAHYIADANCGTVIAEPFSQEQLNDVLRKALTQSPLRMAWAENARYYADTQDLYSLPEKAADIITGGLDG; encoded by the coding sequence ATGATCGTGGCATTTTGCTTATATAAATATTTTCCATTTGGTGGGCTACAGCGTGACTTTATGCGTATAGCGTCAACAGTTGCCGCACGGGGCCACCATGTTCGGGTATATACACAGTCGTGGGAAGGCGATTGCCCGGAAGCATTTGAGCTTATTCGCGTACCGGTTAAATCCCATACTAACCATGGACGTAATGCAGAATATTATGCCTGGGTTCAAAACCATCTGAAGGCACATCCCGCTGATCGCGTTGTTGGATTTAATAAGATGCCAGGGTTGGATGTTTATTTTGCCGCTGATGTTTGTTACGCCGAGAAAGTTGCGCAAGAAAAAGGTTTTTTCTATCGTTTAACATCACGCTATCGCCATTATGCTGCATTTGAGCGAGCGACGTTCGAACATGGTAAACCGACAAAACTCATGATGCTGACGGATAAGCAAATTGCCGATTTCCAGAAGCATTACCAAACTGAATCTGAACGTTTTCAAATTCTTCCACCTGGTATCTACCCGGACAGAAAATACAGCGCGCAAATCCCAAACAGTCGTGAAATATATCGCCAGAAAAATGGCATAACTGAACAACAAAACTTATTGCTACAGGTTGGATCAGATTTTGGCCGTAAAGGTGTGGATCGCTCAATTGAAGCTTTGGCATCGTTACCAGAATCGTTACGCCATAATACGTTGTTGTTTGTTGTTGGCCAGGATAAACCACGTAAATTTGAAGCGCTGGCAGAAAAACTCGGTGTGCGTAGTAATGTGCATTTCTTCTCCGGTCGCAATGATGTGTCAGAATTAATGGCAGCCGCTGATTTATTACTGCATCCCGCTTATCAGGAAGCCGCGGGTATCGTTCTTCTTGAAGCGATCACTGCTGGATTACCTGTTTTAACAACAGCGGTATGTGGGTACGCACATTATATTGCGGATGCTAATTGTGGAACGGTCATCGCTGAACCTTTCTCCCAGGAACAATTAAATGACGTTTTACGTAAAGCGTTAACTCAATCTCCATTGCGCATGGCCTGGGCGGAGAATGCTCGGTATTACGCCGATACTCAGGATTTGTATAGCTTGCCGGAGAAAGCGGCAGATATCATTACAGGTGGTTTAGATGGTTGA
- the rfaQ gene encoding lipopolysaccharide core heptosyltransferase RfaQ — protein sequence MEKPFRKILVIKMRYHGDMLLTTPVISTLKQNYPDAKIDMLLYQDTIPILSENPEINALYGISNKGAGTFDKIKNALSLIKTLRANNYDLVINLTDQWMVALLVRCLPARMKISQLYGHRQHGIWKKSFTHLAPIHGTHIVERNLSVLEPLGITDFYTETTMSYADDCWKKMRQELDALGVKDHYVVIQPTARQIFKCWDNDKFSMVIDALQHRGYQVVLTCGPSADDLACVDEIARGCQTKPITGLAGKTRFPELGALIDHAVLFIGVDSAPGHIAAAVKTPVISLFGATDHVFWRPWTDNIIQFWAGNYQKMPTRHELDRNKKYLSVIPAEDVIAATEKLLPEDAPSADRNAQL from the coding sequence GTGGAAAAGCCATTTCGAAAAATCCTGGTCATAAAGATGCGATATCACGGAGATATGTTATTAACTACTCCTGTAATCAGTACACTCAAGCAGAATTATCCCGACGCAAAAATCGATATGCTGCTTTACCAGGATACAATTCCGATTTTATCTGAAAACCCAGAAATTAATGCACTCTATGGTATAAGCAATAAAGGTGCGGGAACATTCGATAAAATTAAAAATGCACTTTCACTGATAAAAACTCTGCGTGCGAATAATTACGACCTGGTCATTAATCTTACGGATCAGTGGATGGTGGCCCTGCTGGTACGTTGTTTACCTGCTCGTATGAAAATATCGCAGCTTTATGGTCATCGGCAGCATGGCATTTGGAAAAAAAGCTTTACACACTTAGCGCCTATACACGGTACACATATTGTTGAGCGTAATTTGTCGGTCCTTGAGCCATTAGGTATTACCGATTTTTATACTGAAACAACAATGAGTTATGCTGATGATTGCTGGAAGAAAATGCGCCAGGAATTAGATGCACTGGGCGTGAAAGATCATTACGTCGTTATCCAGCCGACAGCCCGACAGATATTTAAGTGCTGGGACAACGATAAATTTTCTATGGTTATCGATGCGTTGCAACATCGTGGTTATCAGGTTGTGCTGACTTGTGGCCCTTCGGCAGATGATCTCGCTTGCGTAGATGAAATTGCACGAGGCTGCCAAACAAAACCTATTACCGGCCTTGCCGGTAAAACACGTTTTCCTGAACTGGGCGCATTAATTGATCATGCAGTGCTCTTTATTGGTGTGGATTCTGCGCCGGGGCATATTGCGGCGGCTGTGAAGACGCCAGTTATTAGCCTGTTTGGGGCCACTGATCATGTATTCTGGCGTCCATGGACCGATAATATTATTCAGTTCTGGGCGGGGAATTATCAGAAAATGCCGACCCGGCACGAACTTGACCGCAACAAAAAATATCTTTCTGTTATTCCAGCGGAGGATGTCATTGCCGCTACGGAAAAGCTGTTGCCAGAAGATGCACCTTCAGCTGACAGGAATGCACAATTATGA